The Bradysia coprophila strain Holo2 chromosome IV, BU_Bcop_v1, whole genome shotgun sequence genome includes a region encoding these proteins:
- the LOC119066445 gene encoding translocation protein SEC62 isoform X2 produces the protein MSEKRKSNKKRKDEYTGPGGVEKEVEKPTKDEFNIAKWIKKNVPTKKTKFLNHNVEYFTSSKALDALMASKFGQGENCLFPTREIAIEFLDSMLVHKFFHRAKKVPVTEAELKRGKKAEKKTDDDEKKEISAASTKKKEEKVTDAESSHVEGKKDKVVEKDKEKKKRKIRLDMHPDQVFVDGGEAYVWIYDPIPMHYWLFGALLVFGAIVICLFPLWPPSLRKGVYYLSIAAAGFLVFILGLVVLRFIVFCIIWLLTRSKHHFWLFPNLTEDVGFFASFWPIYKHDYMADGAASKEKKRKRKKDKDSDAEEDVNVPVGSDRIENVKENDTETEAEPLIKVSANEPAETNEEKKGSPSESESESSQRSSTGKDFEIVDPEDVDTS, from the exons atgtcCGAGAAGaggaaatcaaataaaaaaagaaaggaT GAATACACCGGACCGGGAGGTGTGGAGAAAGAGGTGGAAAAGCCAACCAAGGATGAGTTTAATATAGCCAAATGGATCAAGAAAAATGTACCAACAAAGaagacgaaatttttgaaCCACAACGTCgaatattttacat CATCGAAGGCACTTGACGCTTTAATGGCTTCGAAATTCGGTCAAGGTGAAAATTGCTTGTTTCCCACACGAGAAATTGCCATCGAATTTTTGGACTCGATGCTGGTGCACAAATTCTTCCATCGGGCTAAAAAAGTTCCGGTCACGGAGGCAGAACTGAAACGGGGCAAAAAGGCCGAAAAGAAGACCGACGATGATGAGAAGAAGGAAATCTCCGCTGCTAGCACAAAGAAGaaagaggaaaaggtgacgGATGCGGAAAGTAGTCATGTTGaaggtaaaaaagacaaagTGGTGGAAAAggacaaagaaaagaaaaagcgCAAAATTCGATTGGACATGCATCCGGATCAAGTGTTTGTTGATGGTGGCGAGGCCTACGTTTGGATCTACGATCCGATACCGATGCATTATTGGTTATTCGGTGCATTACTTGTGTTTGGAGCAATCGTCATTTGTCTGTTTCCGCTGTGGCCGCCGTCATTAAG GAAAGGAGTTTACTATTTGAGTATTGCGGCTGCTGGATTTTTGGTCTTTATTCTTGGTTTAGTTGTGCttcgttttattgttttctgtATAATTTGGCTATTGACCAGATCCAAACATCATTTTTGGCTGTTCCCAAACTTGACCGAAGATGTTGGATTCTTCGCATCATTCTGGCCGATTTATAAA CACGACTACATGGCTGACGGTGCAGCATCCAAAGAAAAGAAACGTAAACGCAAAAAAGATAAGGACAGTGATGCTGAAGAAGATGTCAACGTTCCCGTGGGATCCGATAGAATTGAAAACGTTAAAGAAAATGACACGGAAACGGAAGCAGAACCATTGATTAAAGTTTCAGCAAACGAACCTGCTGAGAcgaacgaagagaaaaaggg ATCACCGTCGGAAAGCGAATCAGAAAGTTCGCAACGTTCATCAACCGGAAAAGATTTCGAGATAGTCGATCCAGAGGATGTGGATACATCttaa
- the LOC119066445 gene encoding translocation protein SEC62 isoform X1, translating into MTTLYTVFRKFLLEFLLITCREDCCFFLKLVFFATWFIDSFNTFFVQQNDVYDSSYNFPDYALQKEYTGPGGVEKEVEKPTKDEFNIAKWIKKNVPTKKTKFLNHNVEYFTSSKALDALMASKFGQGENCLFPTREIAIEFLDSMLVHKFFHRAKKVPVTEAELKRGKKAEKKTDDDEKKEISAASTKKKEEKVTDAESSHVEGKKDKVVEKDKEKKKRKIRLDMHPDQVFVDGGEAYVWIYDPIPMHYWLFGALLVFGAIVICLFPLWPPSLRKGVYYLSIAAAGFLVFILGLVVLRFIVFCIIWLLTRSKHHFWLFPNLTEDVGFFASFWPIYKHDYMADGAASKEKKRKRKKDKDSDAEEDVNVPVGSDRIENVKENDTETEAEPLIKVSANEPAETNEEKKGSPSESESESSQRSSTGKDFEIVDPEDVDTS; encoded by the exons ATGACGACTTTGTATACAGTATTTCGcaaatttttgttagaattcTTATTGATAACGTGTCGTGAagattgttgtttttttttaaaattagtaTTTTTTGCTACGTGGTTCATTGATTCgttcaacacattttttgtcCAACAAAATGATGTGTACGATTCGTCATACAACTTTCCAGATTATGCACTCCAAAAG GAATACACCGGACCGGGAGGTGTGGAGAAAGAGGTGGAAAAGCCAACCAAGGATGAGTTTAATATAGCCAAATGGATCAAGAAAAATGTACCAACAAAGaagacgaaatttttgaaCCACAACGTCgaatattttacat CATCGAAGGCACTTGACGCTTTAATGGCTTCGAAATTCGGTCAAGGTGAAAATTGCTTGTTTCCCACACGAGAAATTGCCATCGAATTTTTGGACTCGATGCTGGTGCACAAATTCTTCCATCGGGCTAAAAAAGTTCCGGTCACGGAGGCAGAACTGAAACGGGGCAAAAAGGCCGAAAAGAAGACCGACGATGATGAGAAGAAGGAAATCTCCGCTGCTAGCACAAAGAAGaaagaggaaaaggtgacgGATGCGGAAAGTAGTCATGTTGaaggtaaaaaagacaaagTGGTGGAAAAggacaaagaaaagaaaaagcgCAAAATTCGATTGGACATGCATCCGGATCAAGTGTTTGTTGATGGTGGCGAGGCCTACGTTTGGATCTACGATCCGATACCGATGCATTATTGGTTATTCGGTGCATTACTTGTGTTTGGAGCAATCGTCATTTGTCTGTTTCCGCTGTGGCCGCCGTCATTAAG GAAAGGAGTTTACTATTTGAGTATTGCGGCTGCTGGATTTTTGGTCTTTATTCTTGGTTTAGTTGTGCttcgttttattgttttctgtATAATTTGGCTATTGACCAGATCCAAACATCATTTTTGGCTGTTCCCAAACTTGACCGAAGATGTTGGATTCTTCGCATCATTCTGGCCGATTTATAAA CACGACTACATGGCTGACGGTGCAGCATCCAAAGAAAAGAAACGTAAACGCAAAAAAGATAAGGACAGTGATGCTGAAGAAGATGTCAACGTTCCCGTGGGATCCGATAGAATTGAAAACGTTAAAGAAAATGACACGGAAACGGAAGCAGAACCATTGATTAAAGTTTCAGCAAACGAACCTGCTGAGAcgaacgaagagaaaaaggg ATCACCGTCGGAAAGCGAATCAGAAAGTTCGCAACGTTCATCAACCGGAAAAGATTTCGAGATAGTCGATCCAGAGGATGTGGATACATCttaa